From the Orcinus orca chromosome 7, mOrcOrc1.1, whole genome shotgun sequence genome, the window CCAGAAGCGGCACTGGGTCAGGTTCATATGTTTAGGCATCTGGGTCCTGTCCTTGATCCTGGCCCTACCCATCTTCGTCTTCCGAAGGGCCATCCACCCACCCTATTCCAGCCCAGTCTGCTACGAGGACATGGGTGCCAATACAACGAAGTGGCGGATGGTGATGCGGGTCCTGCCCCAGACCTTTGGCTTCCTGCTGCCCCTGCTGGTCATGCTCATCTGCTACGGACTCACCCTGCGCACGCTCTTTGCGGCCCACATGGGGCAGAAGCACCGGGCCATGCGGGTCATCTTTGCTGTCGTGCTCGTCTTCCTGCTCTGTTGGCTGCCCTACAACCTGGTCCTGGTTGCAGACACCCTCATGAGGGTCCGGGTGATCGCGGAGACCTGTGAGCGCCGCAATGACATCGGCCGGGCCCTGGATGCCACCGAGATCCTGGGCTTCCTCCACAGCTGCCTCAATCCTCTCATCTATGTCTTCGTTGGCCAGAAGTTTCGCCACGGACTCCTCAGGATCATGGCCATCCATGGCCTGGTCAGCAAGGAGTTCTTGGCCAAGGACGGCAGGCCTTCCTTCGTTGGCTCTTCTTCAGGGAACACCTCTACTACCCTCTGAGACCGCACGCAgggctcctcccttcccttcagcATCCGCCCCAAGCCGCGTGTCCTCTGGCTGCTCACAGCCCTGTGTCCAGGCAGCCCCCCATTGTGGTTACAGGAAGTTGCTGAGGCCGCATCCTTACTAGGCCCCCAGCTATGGATTCGAAAGCCCTGGCCCCCACCTCTTATCGTAATTACCATGTCAACTGCTAGAGCTCAGTCCATCCTACCACTGAGACCACAGCACTCTGTCTTCTGGCATTCTTTGAAGATATTCTTTTAAGTGATTACAAAAAGTTCCCACCATTGGGAGACATTAGTGTCAAACACCATTGGTTGCTTCCCCAACTCTCCCTTTCCTTGCCAGCTAACGAAGTCCACCTCCCTTGAGAGAGGCTGAAAATGACAGATACTCACTTTCTCAGACTTCCTTAAGCCAGCAGTGGCCATATCATCTGGTTCTGATAAATAAGAATTAAAGGCAAATTGTGTGCTGGTAAATCACTTTCCTGGGGGAAAAAGTCTTGATTTGTAGCGTTTACCATGTTCTGTGGTGtaactaaatgctcccaccatgACCGATTTCAAGGTGGCAGTGTTTAGCAACGAGATCACAAGATCTAGA encodes:
- the CXCR2 gene encoding C-X-C chemokine receptor type 2 isoform X1, which codes for MEGFNWENYSDEDFGNYSYNTDLPSILPDSAPCQPESLVINKYAVVVIYALVFLLSLLGNSLVMLVILYSRVGRSVTDVYLLNLAMADLLFALTLPVWATSKAKGWIFGTALCKVVSLLKEVNFYSGILLLACISVDRYLAIVHATRMLTQKRHWVRFICLGIWVLSLILALPIFVFRRAIHPPYSSPVCYEDMGANTTKWRMVMRVLPQTFGFLLPLLVMLICYGLTLRTLFAAHMGQKHRAMRVIFAVVLVFLLCWLPYNLVLVADTLMRVRVIAETCERRNDIGRALDATEILGFLHSCLNPLIYVFVGQKFRHGLLRIMAIHGLVSKEFLAKDGRPSFVGSSSGNTSTTL
- the CXCR2 gene encoding C-X-C chemokine receptor type 2 isoform X2; translation: MLVILYSRVGRSVTDVYLLNLAMADLLFALTLPVWATSKAKGWIFGTALCKVVSLLKEVNFYSGILLLACISVDRYLAIVHATRMLTQKRHWVRFICLGIWVLSLILALPIFVFRRAIHPPYSSPVCYEDMGANTTKWRMVMRVLPQTFGFLLPLLVMLICYGLTLRTLFAAHMGQKHRAMRVIFAVVLVFLLCWLPYNLVLVADTLMRVRVIAETCERRNDIGRALDATEILGFLHSCLNPLIYVFVGQKFRHGLLRIMAIHGLVSKEFLAKDGRPSFVGSSSGNTSTTL